A region from the Rosa rugosa chromosome 6, drRosRugo1.1, whole genome shotgun sequence genome encodes:
- the LOC133714294 gene encoding uncharacterized protein LOC133714294, whose product MAQGSGHVTRSSDDTEGRLPTSNAVEEVANNKLHAANYVNSYDVSKGLNAFEAYSNRVLEAVNNACRAQLASEAVQMTTGHPIAEFERLLYYSSPVIHQSPSHTSCHTCCSWNQVDQVGGVSLCRHETPNITLGCLWEWYEKYGSYGLEIRAEEPGSPKKLGADRLAFRAYFVPYLSGIQLFRNGRSTGTGDIDNRLHNHQVLSACWSGEISRKSSSIGSLPIYSLLFSHLDCKEDAVIPPLVNELGIPEAFAKDAPVQSADTTGFSDLEQLLEYFEYEQPQQRRPLYDKIKELVRGDGHSCTFKSVWRSNYTRLYKSK is encoded by the exons ATGGCTCAGGGTTCTGGACATGTAACTCGTTCTTCTGATGACACAGAGGGCAGGCTTCCTACATCAAATGCAGTTGAAGAGGTGGCCAACAACAAGCTTCATGCAGCTAACTATGTGAATAGTTATGATGTATCCAAAGGTCTAAATGCTTTTGAAGCTTATTCAAACAGAGTATTAGAAGCAGTAAATAATGCTTGTAGGGCACAGCTGGCATCTGAAGCTGTTCAAATGACCACTGGTCATCCAATTGCCGAATTTGAAAGACTTCTGTATTATTCGTCTCCCGTTATCCATCAATCACCTAGCCACACAAGTTGTCACACTTGCTGTTCATGGAACCAGGTTGACCAGGTTGGTGGTGTGTCATTGTGCAGACATGAGACACCAAATATCACTTTAGGATGCCTATGGGAGTGGTATGAGAAATATGGGAGCTATGGGCTGGAAATAAGGGCTGAGGAACCTGGGAGTCCAAAGAAATTGGGTGCTGATCGTTTAGCATTTCGTGCTTATTTTGTCCCTTATTTGTCAGGAATTCAGCTTTTCAGGAATGGTAGGAGTACTGGTACTGGAGATATTGACAATAGACTTCACAATCATCAAGTGTTAAGCGCATGCTGGAGTGGTGAGATATCCAGAAAATCCTCTAGTATTGGTAGTCTTCCAATATATTCACTACTTTTTTCTCATCTTGATTGCAAGGAAGATGCAGTCATCCCACCACTTGTAAACGAACTGGGTATTCCAGAAGCTTTTGCCAAAGATGCACCTGTTCAATCAGCTGACACAACAGGTTTCAGTGATTTAGAGCAACTTTTAGAATATTTTGAATATGAACAACCTCAACAAAGACGACCTCTATATGACAA GATAAAGGAGCTGGTTAGAGGTGATGGACATTCATGCACATTCAAAAGTGTATGGCGATCCAACTACACTAGACTCTATAAATCTAAATGA